One Helianthus annuus cultivar XRQ/B chromosome 12, HanXRQr2.0-SUNRISE, whole genome shotgun sequence genomic region harbors:
- the LOC110895302 gene encoding putative late blight resistance protein homolog R1A-3 — MAYPGVKLFMEKLKQMIYSNDIPQISNDPSVLSKRPQLQLLYEELGSMIQTLFVDTENDPHELEEVRNLKKRFKDVAEEAQDLVDLFAYDVNFKSKIQPLISHASETSLDLEDVMRSIKSIKEDFFSIIQKVRMESSPTTNSLKTQSAASVGTSCFRNSPVGDGIVVGLGRDIEIIRDKLTEDTRKLDVVSIVGMGGSGKTTLATKVFSDPFVVHHFWVRGWVTVSQKYERKDVLNRLLAYMGVDIDPDTRDNYPQLRKKLHQHLMGQRYLVVIDDIWSTQAWDDLKVVFPNLDNGSRILLTSRHKTVALHAKPHGFIHQLRSLTDEESLELLRKKVFRGDHFPDWSSLPGMQIARNCRGLPLSVVVIAGVLAKESATEESWERISKSGSSLILKGQMQTFALSLNHLPSHLRGCFIYLGCFPEDYTFRVTRLIWLWIAEGFIQETRNRSLEETAKDYLMELVDRNLIVVRCRKINGAIKTISVHDVLRELYLEVARKENSCLKVQGVDHSAIAPYKTRRIFTDCYIDTTNATRIQSLLNFYSYRNASYVISESSHSWKLLKVLDLKQCPMVPFPEEISLLVNLRYLAVRYDNDDFFQSRICDLWSLETLIIEGTSYNPLELPNTISDLVNLRILLCRRTIVFPPLQRPMMNLQTISNVALTKNWEKYFPNVKKLSCYIFLDTKYDFESLTFLETLKISSVRLQSCSVFPTSLKKLTLQGCHAPWSDISSIQSLPNLEVLKLLKNSFVGPMWDAGEEPFQQLKFLKLVGLDITKWEASDINFPCLKKLFLENCHLLEGIPLEMKYVPTLEHIQIKSCNRWVIESANEIRKKQHADGNFLMISADSRSIARYVSGGFKDRLTGDDYSIYKPSGLLTDTLTRLLQRITDAPTGGSVLHLVLHLDLRFFSFDSKERRVNHRATGRCGQGRLLDRPQMRGNPTFTRPKARQWNNR; from the coding sequence ATGGCATACCCTGGGGTGAAGCTGTTCATGGAGAAACTGAAGCAGATGATCTACAGTAACGACATTCCACAGATCAGCAACGACCCATCAGTCTTATCTAAAAGGCCTCAGCTACAACTGCTTTATGAAGAGCTTGGATCCATGATCCAAACCCTATTCGTTGATACAGAAAACGACCCACACGAGCTTGAAGAAgtaagaaatctgaagaaaagatTCAAAGATGTAGCAGAAGAGGCACAGGATTTGGTAGATCTGTTTGCGTACGATGTCAATTTCAAAAGTAAAATACAACCTCTAATATCTCATGCCTCTGAAACCTCTCTGGATCTTGAGGATGTTATGAGATCAATCAAGTCTATCAAGGAGGATTTCTTTAGCATCATCCAAAAGGTGAGGATGGAATCTTCTCCAACAACCAACAGTCTGAAAACTCAATCTGCCGCTTCTGTTGGAACTTCCTGCTTCAGAAATTCACCAGTAGGGGATGGAATCGTAGTGGGTCTTGGTCGAGATATTGAGATCATACGAGATAAGCTTACCGAAGATACAAGAAAGCTGGATGTGGTCTCTATTGTTGGAATGGGAGGATCAGGTAAGACTACCCTTGCTACCAAAGTATTCAGTGATCCTTTTGTTGTTCACCATTTCTGGGTACGCGGGTGGGTCACTGTTTCTCAaaaatatgaaagaaaggatGTGTTGAATCGACTATTGGCTTACATGGGAGTTGATATAGACCCTGATACAAGGGATAATTACCCTCAACTTCGTAAAAAGTTGCACCAGCACCTTATGGGCCAGAGATATTTAGTTGTCATTGATGATATCTGGAGCACTCAGGCTTGGGACGATCTAAAAGTTGTGTTCCCCAACCTTGATAACGGAAGTCGAATTCTGCTCACCAGTCGCCACAAAACCGTTGCTTTACATGCAAAACCACATGGTTTCATACATCAGTTAAGAAGTTTGACGGATGAAGAAAGCCTGGAGTTGCTGCGTAAGAAGGTGTTCCGTGGCGACCATTTCCCTGATTGGTCAAGTCTACCTGGAATGCAAATTGCAAGAAACTGTCGAGGGTTGCCACTTTCAGTGGTTGTCATAGCAGGAGTTCTAGCAAAAGAATCAGCGACCGAAGAGTCATGGGAAAGAATTTCTAAAAGTGGCAGTTCATTAATCCTGAAGGGGCAAATGCAAACGTTTGCTTTGAGTTTGAACCATTTACCTTCTCACTTGAGAGGTTGCTTTATTTATCTAGGATGCTTTCCAGAAGACTATACATTTCGAGTAACAAGGTTGATTTGGTTATGGATTGCTGAGGGATTTATACAAGAAACCAGAAATCGAAGCTTGGAGGAAACTGCAAAGGATTACTTGATGGAACTGGTTGACAGAAATCTTATAGTTGTTCGGTGCAGAAAGATTAACGGTGCCATCAAAACTATTTCTGTCCATGATGTTTTGAGGGAGCTCTACTTGGAAGTAGCCAGAAAAGAAAATTCCTGCCTAAAAGTACAAGGAGTGGATCATTCAGCCATTGCACCATATAAGACACGCCGCATATTCACAGATTGCTACATTGACACCACCAACGCCACAAGGATTCAATCACTTTTGAACTTTTATAGCTACCGGAATGCAAGTTATGTCATTAGTGAGAGTTCCCATTCCTGGAAGCTTTTAAAGGTGCTGGACCTAAAACAATGTCCCATGGTACCTTTTCCAGAGGAGATATCATTATTAGTTAACTTAAGGTACCTTGCGGTTCGGTATGATAATGATGACTTCTTCCAATCTAGAATATGCGATCTTTGGAGCCTTGAAACCCTCATCATTGAGGGGACTTCATATAATCCTTTGGAGCTCCCAAATACCATATCAGACTTGGTGAATCTACGGATTTTGCTGTGTCGCAGGACAATTGTTTTTCCTCCTCTTCAGAGACCGATGATGAATTTGCAAACCATTTCCAATGTGGCGCTGACTAAGAATTGGGAAAAGTATTTTCCAAATGTCAAGAAGCTTTCGTGTTACATTTTCCTAGATACTAAATATGACTTCGAATCACTCACCTTCCTTGAGACATTGAAGATAAGTTCTGTGAGATTACAATCCTGCAGCGTGTTTCCTACTTCGTTGAAAAAGCTTACATTACAAGGATGTCATGCTCCATGGAGTGACATCTCCTCAATTCAATCTTTACCTAATCTCGAGGTTCTAAAGTTACTAAAAAATTCTTTTGTGGGGCCCATGTGGGACGCTGGCGAGGAACCATTTCAGCAgctaaaattcttgaaattagtGGGGTTGGATATCACAAAGTGGGAAGCCTCTGACATCAACTTCCCATGTCTCAAGAAGTTATTCTTGGAGAATTGCCATCTCCTTGAAGGGATTCCACTTGAAATGAAGTACGTCCCAACACTAGAGCATATCCAGATTAAAAGTTGTAACCGCTGGGTTATCGAATCTGCTAACGAAATACGAAAAAAGCAGCATGCTGATGGAAACTTCCTAATGATCAGTGCTGATAGTAGATCAATAGCAAGATATGTGTCCGGTGGATTTAAAGATCGACTTACGGGTGACGATTACTCAATTTATAAACCGTCGGGACTTCTAACAGATACACTTACAAGATTGTTGCAACGTATAACAGATGCACCTACAGGTGGATCCGTGCTCCACCTCGTGCTCCACCTCGACCTACGCTTTTTTTCTTTTGACAGCAAGGAACGACGTGTCAACCACCGTGCCACCGGgcgctgtggccaaggtcgactactggACCGcccccagatgcgcggaaacccgaccttcACCCGCCCGAaagcacgacagtggaataatcggtaa
- the LOC110895301 gene encoding serine/threonine-protein kinase STY46 isoform X2 has product MVTVDNEGCMSTGSSRRFTTNNSFNSNRHQKLEVYNEILRRLKESDHDEAKQPGFDDELLAHFNRLPNRYALDVNVESAEDVLMHKRLLSLAHDPANRPAFDVRLVQVCSVTDNNSDDLVNYSSNGKQIPQSIHPPPAFGSSPNLEALALEATELSAGSGNNAVNTDTNLHRPLHEITFSSDDKPKLLNQLTSLLAEVGLNIQEAHVFSTVDHYSLDVFVVDGWPYEETEELQDAIERKLLKLEKQTLPDQLSSTFVMDHLNILNDGTDEWEIDPKFLTFDHKVASGSFGDLYKGTYRSQEVAIKMLKAEHITTNMQQEFAQEVYIMRKIRHKNVVQFIGACTEPSNLCIVTEFMSGGSVYDYLHKQKGTFKLPILLKVAIDISRGMNYLHQNNIIHRDLKAANLLMDENDVVKVADFGVARVKAQTGVMTAETGTYRWMAPEVIEHKPYDLKADVFSFGIVLWELLTGKLPYEYLTPVQAAIGVVQKGLRPTIPKNTQPKLAELLGKCWHKDPSIRPNFAEIIDILKRIKTEVEIMEEKRAGERASGRFLSLLRRGNH; this is encoded by the exons ATGGTGACGGTAGATAATGAGGGTTGTATGAGTACGGGATCTTCGCGGCGGTTCACGACTAATAATAGTTTTAACAGTAATCGCCATCAGAAGCTTGAGGTTTACAACGAGATTCTTCGCCGTCTTAAAGAATCCGATCATGATGAGGCTAAACAACCTGGTTTTGATGATGAACTTTTGGCTCATTTCAATCGCCTTCCCAATAG GTATGCACTTGACGTAAATGTTGAAAGCGCAGAAGATGTACTCATGCACAAGCGATTGCTGAGTCTAGCACATGATCCTGCTAACAGGCCGGCATTCGACGTTCGTCTAGTACAG GTTTGTTCAGTGACCGATAATAACTCAGATGATTTAGTCAACTACAGCTCAAACGGGAAGCAGATACCCCAAAG CATACATCCACCACCTGCCTTTGGGTCATCACCTAATCTTGAAGCCCTTGCACTTGAAGCGACCGAACTATCGGCTGGCAGCGGGAATAATGCTGTAAATACCGACACAAACCTTCACAG GCCATTGCACGAAATCACCTTTTCATCAGACGACAAACCGAAGCTTCTGAATCAG TTGACAAGTTTACTGGCTGAAGTAGGACTGAACATACAGGAAGCACACGTATTTTCTACAGTAGATCACTACTCGCTAGACGTCTTTGTAGTTGACGGTTGGCCATACGAG GAAACCGAAGAGCTCCAAGATGCAATAGAAAGAAAACTTTTAAAGCTTGAG AAGCAGACATTGCCAGATCAGCTTTCGTCGACTTTTGTAATGGATCATTTAAACATACTTAATGACGGGACAGATGAATGGGAAATCGATCCTAagtttctaacatttgatcataAAGTTGCATCTGGATCTTTTGGTGATCT ATATAAAGGTACGTATCGTAGTCAAGAGGTGGCTATCAAGATGCTTAAGGCCGAGCACATAACCACAAATATGCAGCAGGAGTTTGCTCAAGAAGTTTATATCATGAG GAAAATCCGGCATAAGAATGTTGTGCAGTTCATAGGAGCATGTACCGAACCTTCAAACCTGTGCATTGTAACAG AGTTCATGAGTGGGGGAAGTGTGTATGATTATTTGCACAAACAAAAGGGTACATTTAAACTTCCAATATTACTCAAGGTAGCAATTGATATATCAAGAGGGATGAACTACTTGCACCAGAATAATATAATACATCGGGACTTGAAGGCTGCAAATCTTCTTATGGATGAAAATGAT GTGGTTAAGGTGGCTGATTTCGGTGTTGCAAGAGTGAAGGCTCAGACTGGTGTAATGACAGCAGAAACCGGGACATATCGGTGGATGGCTCCTGAG GTAATTGAACACAAGCCCTATGATCTCAAGGCGGATGTTTTCAGTTTCGGCATTGTTTTATGGGAATTACTAACCGGAAAG CTTCCATATGAGTACTTGACCCCAGTACAGGCTGCTATCGGAGTGGTTCAAAAG GGCTTACGGCCTACTATCCCCAAGAACACTCAACCGAAGCTTGCCGAACTGCTTGGAAAATGCTGGCACAAGGACCCGAGTATAAGACCCAACTTCGCTGAAATCATCGACATTCTGAAAAGAATAAAAACCGAG GTTGAAATAATGGAGGAAAAACGGGCAGGAGAGAGGGCATCAGGTCGATTCCTATCGCTACTTAGACGAGGCAATCACTGA
- the LOC110895301 gene encoding serine/threonine-protein kinase STY46 isoform X1, with protein MVTVDNEGCMSTGSSRRFTTNNSFNSNRHQKLEVYNEILRRLKESDHDEAKQPGFDDELLAHFNRLPNRYALDVNVESAEDVLMHKRLLSLAHDPANRPAFDVRLVQVCSVTDNNSDDLVNYSSNGKQIPQSIHPPPAFGSSPNLEALALEATELSAGSGNNAVNTDTNLHRPLHEITFSSDDKPKLLNQLTSLLAEVGLNIQEAHVFSTVDHYSLDVFVVDGWPYEETEELQDAIERKLLKLEVCIHKKADLLVDHVYVDYNLTSVQKQTLPDQLSSTFVMDHLNILNDGTDEWEIDPKFLTFDHKVASGSFGDLYKGTYRSQEVAIKMLKAEHITTNMQQEFAQEVYIMRKIRHKNVVQFIGACTEPSNLCIVTEFMSGGSVYDYLHKQKGTFKLPILLKVAIDISRGMNYLHQNNIIHRDLKAANLLMDENDVVKVADFGVARVKAQTGVMTAETGTYRWMAPEVIEHKPYDLKADVFSFGIVLWELLTGKLPYEYLTPVQAAIGVVQKGLRPTIPKNTQPKLAELLGKCWHKDPSIRPNFAEIIDILKRIKTEVEIMEEKRAGERASGRFLSLLRRGNH; from the exons ATGGTGACGGTAGATAATGAGGGTTGTATGAGTACGGGATCTTCGCGGCGGTTCACGACTAATAATAGTTTTAACAGTAATCGCCATCAGAAGCTTGAGGTTTACAACGAGATTCTTCGCCGTCTTAAAGAATCCGATCATGATGAGGCTAAACAACCTGGTTTTGATGATGAACTTTTGGCTCATTTCAATCGCCTTCCCAATAG GTATGCACTTGACGTAAATGTTGAAAGCGCAGAAGATGTACTCATGCACAAGCGATTGCTGAGTCTAGCACATGATCCTGCTAACAGGCCGGCATTCGACGTTCGTCTAGTACAG GTTTGTTCAGTGACCGATAATAACTCAGATGATTTAGTCAACTACAGCTCAAACGGGAAGCAGATACCCCAAAG CATACATCCACCACCTGCCTTTGGGTCATCACCTAATCTTGAAGCCCTTGCACTTGAAGCGACCGAACTATCGGCTGGCAGCGGGAATAATGCTGTAAATACCGACACAAACCTTCACAG GCCATTGCACGAAATCACCTTTTCATCAGACGACAAACCGAAGCTTCTGAATCAG TTGACAAGTTTACTGGCTGAAGTAGGACTGAACATACAGGAAGCACACGTATTTTCTACAGTAGATCACTACTCGCTAGACGTCTTTGTAGTTGACGGTTGGCCATACGAG GAAACCGAAGAGCTCCAAGATGCAATAGAAAGAAAACTTTTAAAGCTTGAGGTATGCATACATAAGAAAGCTGACTTACTGGTTGACCACGTGTATGTTGACTACAATTTGACTTCTGTGCAGAAGCAGACATTGCCAGATCAGCTTTCGTCGACTTTTGTAATGGATCATTTAAACATACTTAATGACGGGACAGATGAATGGGAAATCGATCCTAagtttctaacatttgatcataAAGTTGCATCTGGATCTTTTGGTGATCT ATATAAAGGTACGTATCGTAGTCAAGAGGTGGCTATCAAGATGCTTAAGGCCGAGCACATAACCACAAATATGCAGCAGGAGTTTGCTCAAGAAGTTTATATCATGAG GAAAATCCGGCATAAGAATGTTGTGCAGTTCATAGGAGCATGTACCGAACCTTCAAACCTGTGCATTGTAACAG AGTTCATGAGTGGGGGAAGTGTGTATGATTATTTGCACAAACAAAAGGGTACATTTAAACTTCCAATATTACTCAAGGTAGCAATTGATATATCAAGAGGGATGAACTACTTGCACCAGAATAATATAATACATCGGGACTTGAAGGCTGCAAATCTTCTTATGGATGAAAATGAT GTGGTTAAGGTGGCTGATTTCGGTGTTGCAAGAGTGAAGGCTCAGACTGGTGTAATGACAGCAGAAACCGGGACATATCGGTGGATGGCTCCTGAG GTAATTGAACACAAGCCCTATGATCTCAAGGCGGATGTTTTCAGTTTCGGCATTGTTTTATGGGAATTACTAACCGGAAAG CTTCCATATGAGTACTTGACCCCAGTACAGGCTGCTATCGGAGTGGTTCAAAAG GGCTTACGGCCTACTATCCCCAAGAACACTCAACCGAAGCTTGCCGAACTGCTTGGAAAATGCTGGCACAAGGACCCGAGTATAAGACCCAACTTCGCTGAAATCATCGACATTCTGAAAAGAATAAAAACCGAG GTTGAAATAATGGAGGAAAAACGGGCAGGAGAGAGGGCATCAGGTCGATTCCTATCGCTACTTAGACGAGGCAATCACTGA